Genomic segment of Verrucomicrobium sp.:
CGGAGCGCCTCCCAGTAATGGCCGCTCCCACGCCGATCATCGCCCTCGACGTCGGCTCCCACACGGTCAAGGTCGGGGAATTCCAGGCTGCCAACGGCGCGCTGACCCTCACGCGCTTCGCCACCGCCCCGCTGGAACTGGACCCGAACAAGGAGGATAACCGCCACGCCGTGCTGGCGCGCGCCGTGCGCCAGGCCCTGGCCGCCGGAGGCATTCCGGCGGGCAAGACCATTTTCGCCGTCGCCGGTCACGCCGCCTTCATGCGGTGGATCAAGCTGCCCGCCGTCGACCTCATGCAGCTGGACAAGCTGGTGGCCTTCGAGGCGCAGCAGGTCGTGCCGTTTCCCCTCTCGGAAGTGGTCTGGGACTTCATGGTCCTGCCCTCCCGCGGCGCGGAAAAGGAGGCGATCATCGTCGCCATGAAGGCCGACCTCCTGGAGGAGGAATACGACTCCGTCCGCCGCACCGGCCTGGACCCCGTGCAGGTCGACGTGGGCACGCTGGCCCTCTACGACTCCTACCTCTACAACCAGCCCCGCTCGGAAGAGTGCGTCCTATTGATCGACATGGGCGCGCGCTCCACCAGCGCCATTTTCATCGAGGGGGACCGGTTCTACACCCGCATCCTTTCCCAGGGCGGCAACACCCTTTCCCAGCAGATCTGCAACGAATTCCAGGAGCCATTCCCCGTCGCGGAGACCATGAAAATCGAGCGCGGCGGCGTCAGCCTGGGCGGGAATTATCCGCCGCAGCCCGATCCCGACACGGAGCGCCTCTGGCGCCTCCTGCGCGGCAGCATCGGCCGCCTCCAGGGGGAGCTGAACCGCTCCATCGTCTTCTACCGCAACCAGGGCGGCGCCGCGCCCAAGCGGATACTTTTGACCGGCGGCGGCTGCCGTCTGCCTTATCTGGATCATTTCCTGGCGGAGAAATTCGGCGTGCCCGTCGAGTTCTTCAACGCGTTCCAGAACGTGGGCCTGGCCCCCACCGTCGACCGCGCCGCGCTGGCCCGGGACGGACACCACTTCGGCGAGGTCGTCGGCCTGGCGCTGCGCCGGGCCGGGCACGTGCCCGCGGAGATCTCCCTGGTGCCCCGCTCCATCACCCAGGGCGCGGCTCAAAAGCGGGAGCGGCTGGAAGTGGGCGCCGCCTTGGCCGTCTGGGCGCTGGTCTTTCTGCTGGGAGCGCTTTTCTTCACCCTGGAGAAGCGGGCGGCGCAGGCTTCCCTGGAATCCCTCCAGCAGGAAGTCTCCTCCCTGCAGGGCCTTTCCGGGCAGATCGATCCCTTGGCCCAAAAAAATCAGGCTCTCTCCCAGTCCTATGACGAGGGGCAGCGCCTGCTGGCCGCGCGCGATTTCTGGCCGCGCCTCTTCAACGAGCTGAATTCCCGCCTGCCCACCGGCGTCTGGATCACCCAATTGACGCCGACGGACGACGGCCAGCCCCTCGACGCGCCGCCCGGCGCGGAGAAGAAGAACCGTCCCCTCAAAAAGGGCGGCAAGCCTAACAAGGGGAGCGGCGGCCCGCAGATCTCCGAGCTGGAGGTCAAAGGCATGTTCGAGAACGGCCTCAAGCCGGAGGTGGTCAACAGCTTCGTCTCCGCCCTGGCGGACAGCGGCCTCTTTGAAATCGACAAGCAGAAGGTCTCCAATGCGATCCTGAGCACGGAGACTCCCTCTGAAAACGGGCAGCTGGCGTGGAGCTACACTCTTTCCCTCAAGCTGAAGGAGCCCCTCAGCCTTGCCCCGTGACGCGATGAAGACCGCCCTTAACCGCACCCAGACCGCCGTCCTCACGGGGATGGCCGCCATCGCCGTCCTGGGCGGAGCGGGCCTGTGGTACCTGTCCGGCCAGGTCGGCGCGGTGCGGGAGGAGATCGACCAGCAGTCCGGCACCCTGCAGCAGCTGGCCGGCGGCCGCTATTATCCCAGCGCCCAGAACGTCGAGGCCCTGAAGAAGAACAATGCCGCGCTGGAGGCCGCCCTGGGCGAGATCCGCCAGCGGCTCCAGGGCGGCGCGAAGGAGTTGAACGGCGCGGTGGAAAAGAACGCCGTCGTCTTCAAACAGGAGATGGCCGACCGGCTCAAGAAGCTGAGGGAGGAGGCCGCCCACAACGGCGTCCGCATCGACCCGGCGGCGGCCGACTTTGGCTTCTCCATGTACCGCAACGCCAATCCCAGCGACAGCTCCACCGGGATGCTGGGGCGGCAGCTCCTGGGCATCGAAGCCGTCTCCGACGCCCTTTTCCGCGCCCGCGTCTCCAGCCTGGACGCCGTCCGCCGCACGCAGGATGAGAACGGCGACGGCCAGGCCAAAGGGCCGGAGGCGATCCCCCTGCGCGTCACGCCGCTTCCTGGGGGCACCTACACGCTCTATCCGCTCGAATTCGAGTTTACCGGCACGGAGGACGCCGTGCGGGAGGGCCTGGCCAACCTGGCCGCTTCCCCTCTCTTCCTCGTCCCGCGCGCGCTCACCGTCACCAGCCGCCGGGCCTCCCCCCCGCGCACCGACGACCTGGCCAAGAGCGTCCAGACTTTGGAAAAGAAGCCGAGCTTCCTCATCGCCCTGGGGAACGAGGAAATCCGCGTGCGCGCCCGCATCGACCTGGTCGACTGGACGGAAGGCGCCCCCGCCCCCAAGAAAAAGCCGTAACCCATGGACAAATCCTGGTCCAAGATTTTGCTGGTCGCCGTGCTCCTCCTCCTTGCCGGGGAGGGGATATGGCTGGGCCTCGCCTACTCGCGCGGGGAGGCGTCGGCCGCTTCCCCCGCCGCGCCGGGGCAGATCGTGGCCGAGCTGCCCGCCGACGTGGCGGAGCAGGCGAAGGCCTGGAACCAGCCGGTGCTGTGGGCGCTCCCTTCCGGCGGCGGCCATCTTTTCACGGCCCGCCGCCTCCTCTACTTCGTCGGCACGGGAAAGGTGGAGCTGGCCAGGCCGGACACGAAGATCGACGGCATTCCCCTCGACTGGCTCCTCAAGAACGGCCTCGACGCCAGCGACCCGGACGTCGCCCACCAGGACCCGGACGGGGACGGCTTCGACAACCTGGCGGAGTTCCTCTCCGGCGCCGATCCGCGCGATCCCAAGAGCCATCCTTCCTACGCGAAGCTGCTGCGCGTAAAATCGTTCGAGGCGAAGCCCTTTTCCATGACCCTGGCCAGCGTCAACGACCTGGGCGGCGGGCAGCGGGTCTTCCAGATCAACACGCCCAACGGCCGCCGGCCGACGAATAACGTGAAAATCGGCGATTCCTTTGAGGGTTACACCGTCGCCGACTTCCGCCCGAAGCAGGGCGCCAAAAAGATCGGCGACATGGAGGTGACGGGCGACATTTCCGAGCTGGAACTCAAGAAGGAGGCCACCGGCGAGGCCGTCGTCCTCGTTTATCAGGAGCCGAAGAGCGAGCCGAGCATTAGCGCCACGATCGTCCTGCTCCTTCCAGACGCCTTTTCCCACCCGGTAAAGGTGGCCCAGGGGAAAGAATTCACCATCCAGGCGGGAATGACGCCGCAGGGGGCGCCGGAAACCCTCCGTTACCGCCTGAACTCCGTCGATGCCTCCGGGGCAAAGGTTTCCCCGCCCGATTCCCAGGAAACTCTGCTCATTCCCCCCCTGACTTCGGCGGAAAGCGCCGCGATGGGCGCGCCAAAATCATGATGGCAGCGACTGTTGTTTTTCGCTTTCTAATTGAAACTTATTACGTATAAATCTTTAACCTCCTGGCTGGATTATGCGCACCCGTAAGGCATCCCTTTTCTATTTGACCGTCCTGGCGTGCTGCGCGGCCCCTCTTTTTGCCCAGCCGGTGAAGATTTATCAGGACGCCGCGCTGAACGAGCAGCCCGCCGCCGCCACGCCACCTGCCCCGGCGGCTCCCGCTTCGGAGCCTGCGGTGGAACCGCCCAGCAAGGAGGCGCGGAAGATGGCCCAGAAGGAAGAGATGCGGCGCGCCCAG
This window contains:
- the pilM gene encoding type IV pilus assembly protein PilM, whose translation is MAAPTPIIALDVGSHTVKVGEFQAANGALTLTRFATAPLELDPNKEDNRHAVLARAVRQALAAGGIPAGKTIFAVAGHAAFMRWIKLPAVDLMQLDKLVAFEAQQVVPFPLSEVVWDFMVLPSRGAEKEAIIVAMKADLLEEEYDSVRRTGLDPVQVDVGTLALYDSYLYNQPRSEECVLLIDMGARSTSAIFIEGDRFYTRILSQGGNTLSQQICNEFQEPFPVAETMKIERGGVSLGGNYPPQPDPDTERLWRLLRGSIGRLQGELNRSIVFYRNQGGAAPKRILLTGGGCRLPYLDHFLAEKFGVPVEFFNAFQNVGLAPTVDRAALARDGHHFGEVVGLALRRAGHVPAEISLVPRSITQGAAQKRERLEVGAALAVWALVFLLGALFFTLEKRAAQASLESLQQEVSSLQGLSGQIDPLAQKNQALSQSYDEGQRLLAARDFWPRLFNELNSRLPTGVWITQLTPTDDGQPLDAPPGAEKKNRPLKKGGKPNKGSGGPQISELEVKGMFENGLKPEVVNSFVSALADSGLFEIDKQKVSNAILSTETPSENGQLAWSYTLSLKLKEPLSLAP
- a CDS encoding Amuc_1100 family pilus-like protein, whose translation is MKTALNRTQTAVLTGMAAIAVLGGAGLWYLSGQVGAVREEIDQQSGTLQQLAGGRYYPSAQNVEALKKNNAALEAALGEIRQRLQGGAKELNGAVEKNAVVFKQEMADRLKKLREEAAHNGVRIDPAAADFGFSMYRNANPSDSSTGMLGRQLLGIEAVSDALFRARVSSLDAVRRTQDENGDGQAKGPEAIPLRVTPLPGGTYTLYPLEFEFTGTEDAVREGLANLAASPLFLVPRALTVTSRRASPPRTDDLAKSVQTLEKKPSFLIALGNEEIRVRARIDLVDWTEGAPAPKKKP